Sequence from the Ostrea edulis chromosome 8, xbOstEdul1.1, whole genome shotgun sequence genome:
GATTTTTGCGATGACGTTGACTGTGGTGATGTGACCCTGTTGTCTGAAGGCACGGGTTTCTCCGATTCCGCCACGGGCAGATCCGAATTTTGAATTCTCTCTAACATGTCTGTGGGCTGTATCTTATGAACATCTTTTATCTGCCTGAGTCTCTCCACCATTTTTCTTATTTCGTCCACTGGGTATTGCTTTTTAACCATGAGTTTGACAATCTTTTTGTACCAGTCGGTGATACTGGTTTCTCCCTCTAACGACTCCGGACTAATGacattaaattcatttttatacacCGTAATGTTACTGCTGACGTCATTCTGTGTTTTGTCAGATTCAGTTTCTGTAGCATTTCTCTTGTTGTCTTCTTCAGAACGCAGTGTGACTGTACGTGTTTTCTCCCTCCTAAACTGTGCTGTCAGGACAGTACTCGGTGGACGAAGAAGAGGGTGATTGAATCTAGAACTGACATTGGCTGATGGGATGCTAAGGATGTGTGCCGAGCTTCGAGCCCTTACAAATGGCTTCTGGCGTGGTTTTGCTTTTATTTCAGACAATGACATGCCAGATCGCCATGGGAACGATCTGCTTTGTGGCGCCGCTTTTGCTGCTGACTGTTTGGCCAAGTTATTCCACGGAGCGTCTCGCTGTCCTAGTAATTCCTCGTCTAGTATACCTAGATTCAGGTTTTTGAATACAGGCAGATGTCGCAGTGTGTTAAGCAGATATTTCATTTGCATGGCAAGAGCTGCTAATCTCTGGAGCTTTCTTAACTGCATAAGACGAGTTTTAGCGGAGCTGTGTGTTGCAATAGGGCTTTTGGTTGTCGTCGGTTCGATGAAGGAGATTCGTGGTTGTGGCCTTGGTGTGGTAGAGCTGATTCGGTTTCTAGACATGTCGATGTGGATTCGCGGTTTGAGAAAGGTTGTTCTGGTCCAGAGGTGATCGAGTGTCAATCTGCGGACCTCAGATCGTGGAGTTGTGCGGACGAGCGGTGTTGGAGTTGTGGTTACCGGAGTTGTGCTGATAATCCGGTGATTTTTGTTAAATGTTGGTTTGGAGTGTCTCATAGTTTTAACTCTCGGACGCATGTTATTTTCTGTGACAAGCGGGTCTACGATTTCTCCTCGAATGCTTTGCCGAGATCGGGTGCTTTTGTCTCC
This genomic interval carries:
- the LOC125662800 gene encoding uncharacterized protein LOC125662800, giving the protein MMYLWLLTVLSIVEVSLQHGYMIDPPSRSSLWRVNDKVPPNYDDNRLYCGGRAKIQQLGGLCGPCGDPYDGERENEAGGKYALGIISKHLPDGADILETKVVNTAFHEGYYEFRICPNNDTTKSVTQECLNENLMSILEGDDQFPTRFYPPGTGEHLVHIQLPQGIKCSQCVVQWRYRTGNSWGRDLDGTECIGCGVQEEFRNCADISIGSGDKSTRSRQSIRGEIVDPLVTENNMRPRVKTMRHSKPTFNKNHRIISTTPVTTTPTPLVRTTPRSEVRRLTLDHLWTRTTFLKPRIHIDMSRNRISSTTPRPQPRISFIEPTTTKSPIATHSSAKTRLMQLRKLQRLAALAMQMKYLLNTLRHLPVFKNLNLGILDEELLGQRDAPWNNLAKQSAAKAAPQSRSFPWRSGMSLSEIKAKPRQKPFVRARSSAHILSIPSANVSSRFNHPLLRPPSTVLTAQFRREKTRTVTLRSEEDNKRNATETESDKTQNDVSSNITVYKNEFNVISPESLEGETSITDWYKKIVKLMVKKQYPVDEIRKMVERLRQIKDVHKIQPTDMLERIQNSDLPVAESEKPVPSDNRVTSPQSTSSQKSNVVYPNINRRTWPATADTNTNMVYPNSDRRSATADTNMAYPDLDRRRRVMPSQHRDISAIPPNINSARRRAGSRGQFVNNPNLDYAEDNRLTLRERRPLSMKLANFLDLNPQFRIPFGAVFR